In Epinephelus fuscoguttatus linkage group LG15, E.fuscoguttatus.final_Chr_v1, a genomic segment contains:
- the eif4g1a gene encoding eukaryotic translation initiation factor 4 gamma 1a isoform X3 — protein sequence MNKPPQPITGPTSVPNPAPSPGLTQAAYGPGQPPSLVFATPPPQMNSAPTPRQFAAGPRTLHQQSYYQNRPAMATSAPRVQTSSGPRPVGPAHVYPPSSQMMMISQQQLSFASSPQGYFIPPGQYRAPYMPPTQQYPVTSGTAGFYPGTSPAEYSAYAGAYYPAQPQYSPSVQPAPVMINPAQQQPQAPAPQQPPAQSQGPPKRERKPIRIRDPNQGGRDITEEIMSGGRSTTTPTPPQASSADSSPAQTNGEVTQPATTVTRRDENMEPPVCAETPPPPATVNTEPVVEAKQEMDNQMTPPAELAAQCVAPTAAAEVPSPLIKDQQSPSSLPAAAAAAAAAAAAPTPPPAEAVDKVDTKVSDTVDAPVVPSASLAAQEAPVKMEEPQTAPAPAEKGPEKEEKRTEEVKKLETEEQVASAKSEPAVEVDATVTPVIEAKEETATKKETEVSPPPPSAQEPAAPQTQNTTPSPAPEPEPTPAEAAEPLLSNGLPQDTEELSEDVAFSDTTPLDKPDASQSQESTPVAKTVMPAQEEEEQVEEEQEEEKKEEERKEKSEDAPPAPVSPPTEESTMQAATSVPKKKKNIKELKKKEAIGDLLDAFTEEQEAKPAPEPSSTQADPVPVAPPEPPAEVADETWEEKEDKQNAEPKATPEPTEKKYQYKEEQWKPIDPEEKKRYDREFLLGFQFISASMHKPEGLPTISDVVLDKANKTPLRPADPARMMNVGPDFTPSYLGNLGSRSVGGPRGPPPGPRRSQQGQRKEPRKIISSMSLSDDVQLNKAEKAWKPTAKKSARSRGAEEVDEEDPEQAKTQELFKRLRSILNKLTPQKFQELMKQVTELTIDTEERLKGAIDLIFEKAISEPNFSVAYANMCRCLMGLKVPTSDKPGLFVNFRKLLLNRCQKEFEKDQDDDAIFEKKQKEMEAAKEGEERERLRVELEESRDQARRRSLGNIKFIGELFKLKMLTEAIMHDCVVKLLKNHDEESLECLCRLLSTIGKDLDFEKAKPRMDQYFNQMDKIIKERKTSSRIRFMLQDVLDLRRSNWVPRRGDQGPKTIDQIHKEAEMEEHREQIKVQQQLLSKKEGGGGRMGGNMGGRGPHTPGGGRTSQPQDEGWNTVPISKNRPIDTTRLSKITKPGSLDFNNQLLAPGGKGMWGSWGKGSSGGTGAKPASGEPDSGRPATSTLNRFSALQQSGSLLSAPDSDRRAPQRSSSSRERGGDRDRGDRDRDRFDRFDRSEGREGRDDRSTRNQISKRSFSRESQERGGRTGDLRAATEPVRRVASMTDDRDRGSRDRGSRDRGSRDRGSRDRGSRDRGSRDRAPSKDLPVKRESAPTPPPSLSKPALSEEELEKKSSAIIEEYLHINDLKEAMQCVTELNSASLLYVFVRNGVESTLERSTIAREHMGLLLHQLIKAGILPPQQYYKGLEETLEAADDTAIDIPHIWLYLAELITPVLHEGGIPMGQLFREISKPLVPLGQAGVLLVQILKLLCKEMTAKKVGAMWTEGGLNWSDFLPENEDVNKFVTDKKVEFTLGEEMESKEVSKKKVLTGEELSKQLDRLLQDKANNQRIIDWVEANLDEQQAASNQFVRALMTSVCQSAIICDNPYRVDARQISQRASLLQKYLSDEQKELQALYALQALMVHMEQPANLLRMFFDALYDEDVIKEEAFYKWESSKDPAEQTGKGVALKSVTAFFTWLREAEEESDKE from the exons ATGAACAAACCACCACAGCCTATAACGGGACCCACTTCTGTCCCAAACCCTGCCCCATCCCCTGGATTGACACAG GCCGCCTACGGTCCTGGACAGCCCCCTTCTCTTGTTTTTGCCACCCCACCTCCACAAATGAACTCTGCACCAACGCCAAGACAG TTTGCTGCAGGCCCCCGTACTTTACACCAACAG AGTTACTATCAGAACCGACCAGCCATGGCCACCAGTGCTCCAAGGGTACAGACAAGTAGTGGCCCGCGACCTGTTGGACCTGCCCATGTCTACCCACCCAGCTCCCAGATGATGATGATCTCCCAGCAGCAGCTGTCTTTTGCTAGCTCCCCTCAGGGCTACTTCATCCCCCCAGGACAG TACCGGGCCCCATACATGCCTCCTACTCAGCAGTATCCTGTGACAAGCGGTACAGCAGGCTTCTATCCGGGAACTAGCCCTGCTGAATACTCTGCTTATG CAGGAGCATACTATCCAGCTCAGCCGCAGTACTCTCCGTCTGTCCAGCCAGCGCCGGTCATGATCAACCCTGCCCAGCAACAGCCACAAGCCCCAGCTCCTCAGCAACCGCCGGCACAGTCACAAGGGCCACCAAAGAGAGAACGCAAACCG ATAAGGATACGAGACCCTAACCAGGGCGGGCGTGATATCACAGAGGAGATCATGTCAGGTGGAAGGTCCACCACCACGCCAACTCCCCCACAG GCCTCCTCAGCAGATTCAAGTCCTGCACAGACCAACGGTGAAGTTACACAGCCTGCCACTACAGTGACAAGAAGAG ATGAAAACATGGAGCCTCCCGTTTGCGCTGAAACCCCACCTCCTCCTGCGACAGTAAATACAGAGCCTGTGGTGGAGGCCAAACAGGAAATGGACAACCAGATGACACCACCTGCTGAGTTAGCCGCACAATGTGTAGCCCCTACAGCTGCTGCCGAGGTGCCGTCCCCATTGATAAAGGACCAGCAGtctccctcttccctccctgcagcagcagcagcagcagcagcagcagcagcagcacctactcctcctcctgctgaggCAGTAGATAAAGTTGATACTAAAGTTAGTGACACAGTAGACGCTCCTGTCGTCCCTTCAGCATCATTAGCAGCACAAGAGGcgcctgtgaaaatggaagaaCCACAGACTGCCCCAGCTCCAGCTGAGAAGGGACCAGAGAAGGAGGAAAAGAGAACAGAGGAAGTGAAGAAATTGGAAACAGAGGAGCAGGTGGCCAGCGCTAAGTCGGAACCTGCAGTGGAGGTTGATGCAACAGTTACCCCTGTTATTGAGGCAAAAGAAGAAACGGCtacaaagaaagaaactgaAGTTTCTCCGCCTCCACCCTCTGCACAGGAaccagctgctccacagacacaGAACACAACACCGAGCCCTGCCCCTGAACCTGAACCCACACCGGCTGAAGCAGCAGAGCCTCTTCTCTCCAATGGCCTCCCTCAGGACACTGAGGAACTGTCTGAGGATGTGGCATTTTCAGACACTACACCCCTTGACAAGCCGGATGCTTCTCAATCTCAGGAATCCACACCTGTGGCTAAAACGGTAATGCCAGcccaagaggaggaggagcaggtggaggaagagcaggaggaggagaagaaagaggaagagaggaaggaaaaaagtGAGGATGCCCCTCCTGCCCCTGTCAGCCCTCCTACAGAGGAATCTACTATGCAAG CTGCAACGTCTGtgccaaagaagaagaagaacataaAGGAGCTCAAAAAGAAGGAGGCCATTGGAGACCTTCTGGATGCCTTCACAGAG GAGCAAGAAGCCAAGCCTGCTCCTGAACCCTCGTCCACTCAGGCTGACCCTGTCCCTGTTGCTCCACCTGAACCTCCCGCTGAGGTCGCTGATGAGACttgggaggagaaagaggacaagCAGAATGCAGAGCCTAAAGCCACACCTGAGCCAACTGAGAAGAAATACCAGTACAAAGAAG AACAATGGAAGCCAATAGACCCAGAAGAGAAGAAGCGGTACGACAGAGAGTTCCTCCTGGGCTTCCAGTTTATCAGTGCCAGTATGCACAAACCCGAGGGCCTGCCTACCATCAGTGATGTGGTCCTGGACAAG GCAAACAAGACTCCACTACGGCCCGCTGACCCAGCTCGCATGATGAATGTTGGTCCTGATTTTACTCCCTCGTATTTGGGGAACCTTGGGAGCAGATCGGTGGGAGGACCACGAGGCCCA CCACCTGGGCCACGTCGCTCCCAGCAAGGTCAGAGGAAAGAGCCCAGGAAAATCATCAGCAGCATGTCCCTCAGCGACGACGTGCAGCTCAACAAGGCTGAGAAGGCCTGGAAGCCCACAGCGAAGAAGAGCGCTCGAAGCCGCGGCGCAGAGGAAGTCGACGAGGAGGATCCCGAACAAGCCAAGACTCAGGAGCTGTTCAAGCGTCTGCGCAGTATCCTCAACAAGCTGACCCCTCAGAAGTTTCAGGAACTGATGAAACAAGTGACAGAGCTGACGATAGACACAGAGGAGAGGCTGAAGGGAGCCATTGACCTCATCTTTGAGAAGGCCATCTCAGAGCCCAACTTCTCTGTGGCCTACGCCAACATGTGCCGCTGCCTTATGGGG TTGAAAGTCCCCACCTCAGATAAACCAGGACTTTTTGTGAACTTCCGCAAACTGCTGCTCAACCGCTGCCAGAAAGAGTTTGAGAAGGACCAGGACGATGATGCAATCTTTgagaaaaagcaaaaagaaatgGAGGCTGCCAAAGAG GGAGAGGAGCGTGAGCGTTTGAGGGTGGAGCTGGAAGAGTCCAGAGACCAAGCCCGTCGCCGTTCATTGGGTAACATCAAGTTCATTGGCGAGCTCTTTAAGCTGAAGATGCTGACAGAGGCCATCATGCACGACTGCGTAGTGAAACTACTGAAGAATCATGATGAGGAGTCTCTGGAGTGTCTCTGCAGGCTGCTCTCCACAATAGGCAAAGACCTGGACTTTGAGAAAGCCAAG CCTCGTATGGACCAGTATTTCAACCAGATGGACAAGATCATCAAAGAGAGAAAAACCTCATCCAGAATCCGCTTCATGCTACAAGACGTCTTGGACCTTAGAAGG AGTAACTGGGTGCCTCGTAGAGGAGACCAGGGTCCTAAAACAATTGACCAGATCCACAAGGAGGCAGAGATGGAGGAGCACAGGGAACAGATCAAAGTCCAGCAGCAGCTTCTGTCCAAGAAAGAAGGAGGTGGAGGCAGGATGGGAGGGAACATGGGGGGCCGAGGCCCTCACACACCAGGAGGTGGTCGGACTAGCCAGCCTCAGGATGAGGGATGGAACACAGTACCCATCTCCAAGAACAGACCCATCGACACCACCCGCCTTAGCAAGATCACAAAG CCTGGTTCTCTGGACTTCAACAACCAGCTGTTGGCTCCAGGAGGAAAAGGCATGTGGGGTAGTTGGGGCAAAGGCAGCAGTGGAGGAACTGGAGCAAAACCAGCAAGCGGAGAGCCGG ATTCTGGTCGTCCAGCTACCAGCACGCTCAACCGCTTCTCAGCCCTGCAACAGTCTGGTTCGTTGTTGTCAGCACCTGACTCTGATCGCAGAGCTCCTCAGAG GTCAAGCTCGAGCCGTGAGCGCggtggtgacagagacagggGTGATCGCGACAGGGATCGGTTCGACCGATTCGATCGCAGCGAGGGACGGGAAGGTCGTGATGATAGGAGCACTCGGAACCAAATCTCCAAGAGAAGCTTCAGCAGGGAGTCGCAGGAGCGTGGCGGAAGGACCGGAGACCTCCGGGCCGCAACTGAACCTGTGCGTCGTGTGGCCAGCATGACGGATGATAGGGACAGAGGAAGCAGGGACCGAGGAAGTCGGGATAGAGGAAGCAGAGACCGAGGAAGCAGGGACCGAGGAAGCCGAGACAGAGGAAGCCGGGACAGAGCCCCAAGCAAAGATCTCCCAG tTAAGCGTGAGAGCGcccccactcctcctccttctctttcaaAACCTGCCTTGAGTGAAGAGGAGCTGGAGAAGAAGTCGAGCGCCATCATCGAAGAATACCTCCACATTAATGACTTGAAG GAGGCAATGCAGTGTGTGACAGAACTCAACAGTGCCTCGCTGCTCTACGTGTTTGTGCGGAACGGCGTGGAGTCGACGCTTGAGCGCAGCACCATCGCTAGAGAGCACATGGGCCTGTTGCTGCACCAACTTATAAAGGCAGGGATATTGCCCCCACAGCAGTACTACAAAGG GCTAGAAGAGACCCTGGAGGCTGCGGATGACACGGCCATAGATATACCTCACATCTGGCTCTACCTGGCTGAACTCATTACCCCCGTGCTCCATGAGGGAGGCATCCCTATGGGACAGCTCTTCAG GGAGATCTCTAAGCCTCTCGTGCCTCTTGGGCAGGCTGGTGTGCTGCTCGTACAAATCCTCAAGTTGCTCTGCAAAGAAATG ACCGCTAAGAAGGTCGGGGCCATGTGGACAGAGGGCGGGCTGAACTGGTCTGATTTCTTGCCCGAGAATGAAGACGTCAACAAGTTTGTCACTGATAAG AAAGTGGAGTTCACTTTAGGGGAGGAGATGGAGTCAAAGGAGGTCAGCAAGAAAAAGGTCCTCACTGGAGAGGAGCTCAGCAAACAGCTGGACAGACTCCTCCAGGACAAGGCCAACAACCAGCGCATCATCGACTGGGTTGAG gCTAACTTGGACGAGCAGCAAGCTGCTTCCAACCAGTTTGTACGAGCAttgatgacatcagtgtgtcAGTCTGCCATCATAT GTGACAACCCGTACAGGGTGGATGCACGGCAGATCAGTCAGAGGGCCAGTTTGCTGCAGAAATACCTGTCTGATGAGCA
- the eif4g1a gene encoding eukaryotic translation initiation factor 4 gamma 1a isoform X4 encodes MNKPPQPITGPTSVPNPAPSPGLTQAAYGPGQPPSLVFATPPPQMNSAPTPRQSYYQNRPAMATSAPRVQTSSGPRPVGPAHVYPPSSQMMMISQQQLSFASSPQGYFIPPGQYRAPYMPPTQQYPVTSGTAGFYPGTSPAEYSAYAGAYYPAQPQYSPSVQPAPVMINPAQQQPQAPAPQQPPAQSQGPPKRERKPIRIRDPNQGGRDITEEIMSGGRSTTTPTPPQASSADSSPAQTNGEVTQPATTVTRRDENMEPPVCAETPPPPATVNTEPVVEAKQEMDNQMTPPAELAAQCVAPTAAAEVPSPLIKDQQSPSSLPAAAAAAAAAAAAPTPPPAEAVDKVDTKVSDTVDAPVVPSASLAAQEAPVKMEEPQTAPAPAEKGPEKEEKRTEEVKKLETEEQVASAKSEPAVEVDATVTPVIEAKEETATKKETEVSPPPPSAQEPAAPQTQNTTPSPAPEPEPTPAEAAEPLLSNGLPQDTEELSEDVAFSDTTPLDKPDASQSQESTPVAKTVMPAQEEEEQVEEEQEEEKKEEERKEKSEDAPPAPVSPPTEESTMQAATSVPKKKKNIKELKKKEAIGDLLDAFTEEQEAKPAPEPSSTQADPVPVAPPEPPAEVADETWEEKEDKQNAEPKATPEPTEKKYQYKEEQWKPIDPEEKKRYDREFLLGFQFISASMHKPEGLPTISDVVLDKANKTPLRPADPARMMNVGPDFTPSYLGNLGSRSVGGPRGPPPGPRRSQQGQRKEPRKIISSMSLSDDVQLNKAEKAWKPTAKKSARSRGAEEVDEEDPEQAKTQELFKRLRSILNKLTPQKFQELMKQVTELTIDTEERLKGAIDLIFEKAISEPNFSVAYANMCRCLMGLKVPTSDKPGLFVNFRKLLLNRCQKEFEKDQDDDAIFEKKQKEMEAAKEGEERERLRVELEESRDQARRRSLGNIKFIGELFKLKMLTEAIMHDCVVKLLKNHDEESLECLCRLLSTIGKDLDFEKAKPRMDQYFNQMDKIIKERKTSSRIRFMLQDVLDLRRSNWVPRRGDQGPKTIDQIHKEAEMEEHREQIKVQQQLLSKKEGGGGRMGGNMGGRGPHTPGGGRTSQPQDEGWNTVPISKNRPIDTTRLSKITKPGSLDFNNQLLAPGGKGMWGSWGKGSSGGTGAKPASGEPDSGRPATSTLNRFSALQQSGSLLSAPDSDRRAPQRSSSSRERGGDRDRGDRDRDRFDRFDRSEGREGRDDRSTRNQISKRSFSRESQERGGRTGDLRAATEPVRRVASMTDDRDRGSRDRGSRDRGSRDRGSRDRGSRDRGSRDRAPSKDLPVKRESAPTPPPSLSKPALSEEELEKKSSAIIEEYLHINDLKEAMQCVTELNSASLLYVFVRNGVESTLERSTIAREHMGLLLHQLIKAGILPPQQYYKGLEETLEAADDTAIDIPHIWLYLAELITPVLHEGGIPMGQLFREISKPLVPLGQAGVLLVQILKLLCKEMTAKKVGAMWTEGGLNWSDFLPENEDVNKFVTDKKVEFTLGEEMESKEVSKKKVLTGEELSKQLDRLLQDKANNQRIIDWVEANLDEQQAASNQFVRALMTSVCQSAIICDNPYRVDARQISQRASLLQKYLSDEQKELQALYALQALMVHMEQPANLLRMFFDALYDEDVIKEEAFYKWESSKDPAEQTGKGVALKSVTAFFTWLREAEEESDKE; translated from the exons ATGAACAAACCACCACAGCCTATAACGGGACCCACTTCTGTCCCAAACCCTGCCCCATCCCCTGGATTGACACAG GCCGCCTACGGTCCTGGACAGCCCCCTTCTCTTGTTTTTGCCACCCCACCTCCACAAATGAACTCTGCACCAACGCCAAGACAG AGTTACTATCAGAACCGACCAGCCATGGCCACCAGTGCTCCAAGGGTACAGACAAGTAGTGGCCCGCGACCTGTTGGACCTGCCCATGTCTACCCACCCAGCTCCCAGATGATGATGATCTCCCAGCAGCAGCTGTCTTTTGCTAGCTCCCCTCAGGGCTACTTCATCCCCCCAGGACAG TACCGGGCCCCATACATGCCTCCTACTCAGCAGTATCCTGTGACAAGCGGTACAGCAGGCTTCTATCCGGGAACTAGCCCTGCTGAATACTCTGCTTATG CAGGAGCATACTATCCAGCTCAGCCGCAGTACTCTCCGTCTGTCCAGCCAGCGCCGGTCATGATCAACCCTGCCCAGCAACAGCCACAAGCCCCAGCTCCTCAGCAACCGCCGGCACAGTCACAAGGGCCACCAAAGAGAGAACGCAAACCG ATAAGGATACGAGACCCTAACCAGGGCGGGCGTGATATCACAGAGGAGATCATGTCAGGTGGAAGGTCCACCACCACGCCAACTCCCCCACAG GCCTCCTCAGCAGATTCAAGTCCTGCACAGACCAACGGTGAAGTTACACAGCCTGCCACTACAGTGACAAGAAGAG ATGAAAACATGGAGCCTCCCGTTTGCGCTGAAACCCCACCTCCTCCTGCGACAGTAAATACAGAGCCTGTGGTGGAGGCCAAACAGGAAATGGACAACCAGATGACACCACCTGCTGAGTTAGCCGCACAATGTGTAGCCCCTACAGCTGCTGCCGAGGTGCCGTCCCCATTGATAAAGGACCAGCAGtctccctcttccctccctgcagcagcagcagcagcagcagcagcagcagcagcacctactcctcctcctgctgaggCAGTAGATAAAGTTGATACTAAAGTTAGTGACACAGTAGACGCTCCTGTCGTCCCTTCAGCATCATTAGCAGCACAAGAGGcgcctgtgaaaatggaagaaCCACAGACTGCCCCAGCTCCAGCTGAGAAGGGACCAGAGAAGGAGGAAAAGAGAACAGAGGAAGTGAAGAAATTGGAAACAGAGGAGCAGGTGGCCAGCGCTAAGTCGGAACCTGCAGTGGAGGTTGATGCAACAGTTACCCCTGTTATTGAGGCAAAAGAAGAAACGGCtacaaagaaagaaactgaAGTTTCTCCGCCTCCACCCTCTGCACAGGAaccagctgctccacagacacaGAACACAACACCGAGCCCTGCCCCTGAACCTGAACCCACACCGGCTGAAGCAGCAGAGCCTCTTCTCTCCAATGGCCTCCCTCAGGACACTGAGGAACTGTCTGAGGATGTGGCATTTTCAGACACTACACCCCTTGACAAGCCGGATGCTTCTCAATCTCAGGAATCCACACCTGTGGCTAAAACGGTAATGCCAGcccaagaggaggaggagcaggtggaggaagagcaggaggaggagaagaaagaggaagagaggaaggaaaaaagtGAGGATGCCCCTCCTGCCCCTGTCAGCCCTCCTACAGAGGAATCTACTATGCAAG CTGCAACGTCTGtgccaaagaagaagaagaacataaAGGAGCTCAAAAAGAAGGAGGCCATTGGAGACCTTCTGGATGCCTTCACAGAG GAGCAAGAAGCCAAGCCTGCTCCTGAACCCTCGTCCACTCAGGCTGACCCTGTCCCTGTTGCTCCACCTGAACCTCCCGCTGAGGTCGCTGATGAGACttgggaggagaaagaggacaagCAGAATGCAGAGCCTAAAGCCACACCTGAGCCAACTGAGAAGAAATACCAGTACAAAGAAG AACAATGGAAGCCAATAGACCCAGAAGAGAAGAAGCGGTACGACAGAGAGTTCCTCCTGGGCTTCCAGTTTATCAGTGCCAGTATGCACAAACCCGAGGGCCTGCCTACCATCAGTGATGTGGTCCTGGACAAG GCAAACAAGACTCCACTACGGCCCGCTGACCCAGCTCGCATGATGAATGTTGGTCCTGATTTTACTCCCTCGTATTTGGGGAACCTTGGGAGCAGATCGGTGGGAGGACCACGAGGCCCA CCACCTGGGCCACGTCGCTCCCAGCAAGGTCAGAGGAAAGAGCCCAGGAAAATCATCAGCAGCATGTCCCTCAGCGACGACGTGCAGCTCAACAAGGCTGAGAAGGCCTGGAAGCCCACAGCGAAGAAGAGCGCTCGAAGCCGCGGCGCAGAGGAAGTCGACGAGGAGGATCCCGAACAAGCCAAGACTCAGGAGCTGTTCAAGCGTCTGCGCAGTATCCTCAACAAGCTGACCCCTCAGAAGTTTCAGGAACTGATGAAACAAGTGACAGAGCTGACGATAGACACAGAGGAGAGGCTGAAGGGAGCCATTGACCTCATCTTTGAGAAGGCCATCTCAGAGCCCAACTTCTCTGTGGCCTACGCCAACATGTGCCGCTGCCTTATGGGG TTGAAAGTCCCCACCTCAGATAAACCAGGACTTTTTGTGAACTTCCGCAAACTGCTGCTCAACCGCTGCCAGAAAGAGTTTGAGAAGGACCAGGACGATGATGCAATCTTTgagaaaaagcaaaaagaaatgGAGGCTGCCAAAGAG GGAGAGGAGCGTGAGCGTTTGAGGGTGGAGCTGGAAGAGTCCAGAGACCAAGCCCGTCGCCGTTCATTGGGTAACATCAAGTTCATTGGCGAGCTCTTTAAGCTGAAGATGCTGACAGAGGCCATCATGCACGACTGCGTAGTGAAACTACTGAAGAATCATGATGAGGAGTCTCTGGAGTGTCTCTGCAGGCTGCTCTCCACAATAGGCAAAGACCTGGACTTTGAGAAAGCCAAG CCTCGTATGGACCAGTATTTCAACCAGATGGACAAGATCATCAAAGAGAGAAAAACCTCATCCAGAATCCGCTTCATGCTACAAGACGTCTTGGACCTTAGAAGG AGTAACTGGGTGCCTCGTAGAGGAGACCAGGGTCCTAAAACAATTGACCAGATCCACAAGGAGGCAGAGATGGAGGAGCACAGGGAACAGATCAAAGTCCAGCAGCAGCTTCTGTCCAAGAAAGAAGGAGGTGGAGGCAGGATGGGAGGGAACATGGGGGGCCGAGGCCCTCACACACCAGGAGGTGGTCGGACTAGCCAGCCTCAGGATGAGGGATGGAACACAGTACCCATCTCCAAGAACAGACCCATCGACACCACCCGCCTTAGCAAGATCACAAAG CCTGGTTCTCTGGACTTCAACAACCAGCTGTTGGCTCCAGGAGGAAAAGGCATGTGGGGTAGTTGGGGCAAAGGCAGCAGTGGAGGAACTGGAGCAAAACCAGCAAGCGGAGAGCCGG ATTCTGGTCGTCCAGCTACCAGCACGCTCAACCGCTTCTCAGCCCTGCAACAGTCTGGTTCGTTGTTGTCAGCACCTGACTCTGATCGCAGAGCTCCTCAGAG GTCAAGCTCGAGCCGTGAGCGCggtggtgacagagacagggGTGATCGCGACAGGGATCGGTTCGACCGATTCGATCGCAGCGAGGGACGGGAAGGTCGTGATGATAGGAGCACTCGGAACCAAATCTCCAAGAGAAGCTTCAGCAGGGAGTCGCAGGAGCGTGGCGGAAGGACCGGAGACCTCCGGGCCGCAACTGAACCTGTGCGTCGTGTGGCCAGCATGACGGATGATAGGGACAGAGGAAGCAGGGACCGAGGAAGTCGGGATAGAGGAAGCAGAGACCGAGGAAGCAGGGACCGAGGAAGCCGAGACAGAGGAAGCCGGGACAGAGCCCCAAGCAAAGATCTCCCAG tTAAGCGTGAGAGCGcccccactcctcctccttctctttcaaAACCTGCCTTGAGTGAAGAGGAGCTGGAGAAGAAGTCGAGCGCCATCATCGAAGAATACCTCCACATTAATGACTTGAAG GAGGCAATGCAGTGTGTGACAGAACTCAACAGTGCCTCGCTGCTCTACGTGTTTGTGCGGAACGGCGTGGAGTCGACGCTTGAGCGCAGCACCATCGCTAGAGAGCACATGGGCCTGTTGCTGCACCAACTTATAAAGGCAGGGATATTGCCCCCACAGCAGTACTACAAAGG GCTAGAAGAGACCCTGGAGGCTGCGGATGACACGGCCATAGATATACCTCACATCTGGCTCTACCTGGCTGAACTCATTACCCCCGTGCTCCATGAGGGAGGCATCCCTATGGGACAGCTCTTCAG GGAGATCTCTAAGCCTCTCGTGCCTCTTGGGCAGGCTGGTGTGCTGCTCGTACAAATCCTCAAGTTGCTCTGCAAAGAAATG ACCGCTAAGAAGGTCGGGGCCATGTGGACAGAGGGCGGGCTGAACTGGTCTGATTTCTTGCCCGAGAATGAAGACGTCAACAAGTTTGTCACTGATAAG AAAGTGGAGTTCACTTTAGGGGAGGAGATGGAGTCAAAGGAGGTCAGCAAGAAAAAGGTCCTCACTGGAGAGGAGCTCAGCAAACAGCTGGACAGACTCCTCCAGGACAAGGCCAACAACCAGCGCATCATCGACTGGGTTGAG gCTAACTTGGACGAGCAGCAAGCTGCTTCCAACCAGTTTGTACGAGCAttgatgacatcagtgtgtcAGTCTGCCATCATAT GTGACAACCCGTACAGGGTGGATGCACGGCAGATCAGTCAGAGGGCCAGTTTGCTGCAGAAATACCTGTCTGATGAGCA